Genomic DNA from Acanthopagrus latus isolate v.2019 chromosome 2, fAcaLat1.1, whole genome shotgun sequence:
TTCGATGGTAAAGTCCACGTGACCTGGAGGAACAACAGGGACACCGAtgtttagaaagaaaaacactgcagacatgAAAAAAGGTGATACTTCGGTCCAATCTTCGATCCAATCACTTCATCCTTGTTCACATGTTGGCTAGGACCTTCTCTTGCTTTACTTTCCGCAgcttttcaaagtgtttttgtgggCATCGTATTAATCTTAATTAAACAATAAAGCATTgaaaaatgaggagagagactgGATTGAACCAGGGATGAAGAAAAGTGTTTCATAAAATGCTTTCCTCTACATTATCAGAGTCAGTAACTACACTTTTAGCTGATTAATCTGGACCTTTAACTTAAGTTGCAGAGTCATAACAACGTGTAAATGTCGACAGCTTCAACGTACAACTTGGACAACTGTGGGGCCTCCAGCATACATGGACAGTCAGTGAACAAAAATCTGCCAAAAACCTGTTCACACAACATTTTGTAGCTTCCTCTCTATGATTCAGAACATGTTCAATTTGAAATCTGATGACTATGCATTTGTAAATCATAAAGTGCACATCTGATGTTTTGAATGAGTGATTTCATCCTTTTTCCAATTAAAGATTAAATCCAAGGGTTCTCTCATTTCTCTATTTTGtgcctcctcttttctcctggCTGTGATCTAAAAATCCATCTCAGTGTGCCAAACTGAGGGAGATTTCAATTCCTGAAATGTTCCTTGAGTATATGTTGTGGAAGTTGTTAAGACCGAGAGGCGAGGGATAGAAGTCATGGATGTACAAACTGAGAACGAGAAGAGGGGTAAGTTACTTCCACACCACAATTGCAAACTCCCTAAACAAATAACCATGAGTCAGTTTAAAAATTgtacttttctttcttgcaCCAGAGTCTAACATGAAATCTTATGTTATTTGGGTTCTGTGCCAAAGTCTCCAGTGTTTTCTAGTTTGACAATACACACCACTGAAGCACAACATCACATGAGACGGTGCAGACACTCCACAGATTTTCCACAAACTTTTTCAAAGtctgaaaagtatttttgtgttCCCGTCATCGGGATTATCTTGGTTTGGATTTCAAGACAGCAAATGTGGACCAGAGAGTCTGTGTTACAAACAAGGGGCATTTGTTTTGAAGGGCATTTACCATGCAAATAGGGATTAAGAGACATTATcaagttgcatcatgggaaatgtatgATCCAATACTTTTGGACTGAAAGTTTACAActtttttggcctttgtatgtatggctttattgataggacagtttcagagatgacaggaaggggggggtgacatgcagcaaagggtcCCAGGCCTGGACTCAAACATGGGGCCTCTGCAGCGAGggcaaagcctctgtacatgggacgcccgctctaccaactgagctaatgtGCGCCCCGAAAATTTACACCTCTGATTTTGatagtaaaagaaaatatattgaaGTGGAAACTAAATTCTAAAAATATTCTTTGCATCCTTTGTAAATCAGAAATTTAGACTGACGGTGTTAACCTAAAAGCATTAAAGGGAGAacataatgtcttttcaaactACTATGCGATCTACAGGATTCTGCaaacttggattatgccagacgagctgtacggagacattttatagatttcttttcagtttttttttgttttgttttttttggtgttttcagCCAAGTCCCTGTCAGCGTCAGTCGTTTAATGTTTTGGTGTGAGGCtccaaaaaaagttttttgctgactacaaaacttcacctgacttttcaaCCGACATGCAGTTGAGTCATTAATtactgaattttctttttttttttttctttaaggcaGATCTTGCAAACCTACCACAAAGAGGGGGTCAATCATTAGGGGTCATATGCAACATATTGCCCACAAAGGACTCCACATCAAGTACAATATTTAGCACCTGGTGTGTCAATGATGTTGACGTTGTGATTCTTCCACACTGTGTATGTAGCAGCTGACTGGATGGTgatgcctctctgtctctccagctccaTAGAGTCCATGGTGGCTCCGACACCGTCCTTCCCTTTCACCTACAGGAGGGGAAACACATGCTGGACACTGTAAACCTGCACAACCTCACCTAACAGCATCAGCTTGACAGACACTGTCCCGGTGCATACCTCGTGAATCTCAGCTATCTTGCCGGTGTAATAGAGGACACGCTCGGTCAGGGTGGTCTTCCCGGAGTCGATGTGCGCTGAGATCCCGATGTTTCGGATCCTCTCGTTGGGAAAGACACCGGAGGAGCATGTCCGACAACTGTTGATCAGCACCTGAGGAGATGAAACAGACGGAGATCGATATTAAAACCACTTTCTGAATGTTTACCGATTGTGAAACGCAAAGGACTGATGGCAGGGCAGCTAGGCAAAGGTTTGATGTCAAATGGGTTCAACTGCATACATTTCAGGTTAGCTAATGTTACCTTTTTCAGAGTGACACTTCCCGGTGCCAAAACATGCGTTTTTGCCAACGACAAACCGGCTTTTAGTAATCTCATTTTGGAGACTGCTTGGTCGGGCACAGGGTGGTCGTAGTCCTCCGTTTACACAACCCCCGACTCTCTCAGCCCGGTGAATGTCACGCCGGGGCCCTGCTGATGGTTGTGAAACACTACTTCCGCATCTACGGGAACACAGACGTGCCAAAATTACAAATGTTGCAATGCGTTTCTTAAATATGAACAATGCTCCTATAAAAGAACCACAGTGGAACAAAACGTGGTTTGCAAGTGGCATAtatgttcatgtgtttattttgacgATAGAGTCAAACAATTAAAtccaaaaattacaaaattacaaGGGAGAACGCGCTCTGAGCCAAATGCTACTTTCAAGTGCTGTCAGAGAACACAGATTGatgcattaaaatgcattttgtgaaCAATCAAGTACAGGGGCCCAACATgtctaaatgaatgaatgaatatattaattaattaaaaggTATGTGAATAAATTGTGAGACAATTCAAGAAGTCATTAAAGCTCAACCTTGAAATGTGATGTCATCTCATACTAACAgggttttatttctgtttaactACAGCAtacctctgttgttgttgcctgtGGTGGAGAGGGTGATGTTGGGACTGCTGCCACATGAGGGCGTTTTGGCTGGTGGTCTCAGGCTTGTGGACCCCATTTTATCATGATTTATAGTGTTATAAGTATTACTGACAGTGTATTGTCCCTCTATTCTATCAATGACTGtgtctgcactgtgtgttttacttaAGGTGGAGCTTCCTTATTGCCTAagttcctgttttattttgcttgttatgtatatgtgtgtgtgtatatatatatatatatatatatatatatatatatatatatatatatatatatatatatatatatatatatatataaaacaagtttttaaaataaacattgtcATGTTTAAACAACACTAATTTCATAATTTGTCCTCAATAAAGTCACCATGGGAGATTTCCGGGAGCAATTGAAGGCAGCACCTTTAAAGCCACTCTACCCACATGTCGCGTGATGTCATAACGGtatttaaacacaatttcaaactaaaacattttaatttgggTATTAACATTTAAACCACTGACCAGCTGTTTGTTGTCACTTCTTAAAAACGGTATTAAATGAGTTAATTACGATTTAACTTCGCCACTTTAATCTGAGTTTAGCCAGTTCGAGtctttagctagctagctagttagccgGCTAGCTGACACAACGGTTGTCAGTTGCAGTATCCGAGCCTAAATGTTAGCAAAGACCTGCCCCTGTTTTGacaaacatttcctctttcACTTCAACCACATgcttcacacagcagcactgcacacaCTGCTAGCTGAAGAGATAAGCCGCAAGCACATCCCCCTCCTGCTGTAAGTCATAAACCTCCACATCACTGCAGGCATTTAACAGCTGCTTCAGACAGGATGAGGAACTCAGGAGGATCTGTCTGGTGAGTCTGATTTATAGTTTTACTATGGGTCAAATGATCTTAGCTACAAAGCCATAGTAAATGAAACAactcatttaattgttttgaaaattaAGACTAGTATAATTGTTTTATCTTTCTCCAGTTTAAAGTCAGCTTGAGGTAATCCTCTATGTAGTCATCTGTCTATGCATTGTCACATATGCTTAAAAtgtcagtatatatatattttaaagaaagGTTTTCACCTGAAATTCATCAGGCAATATTTTGTAAAAGATGTAGTTATAACCCTAAAATGCAAAGTATACGAATACTGCCCTTAATAtatataaagacattttatttcaatgttGTCCACTGTGGTCTTATGGTTTGTCCAAGTGATTACTCATATAGACACCAGATGAAAGACAATACTGTCATTTAGTCGCAGATCATTTTGTGTTAGACATGTTTGCCAGGGAGTGACCATCTTCCCATAAAGTATGTGTCACTGTTTGCTGCGTGTGCATCCGTGCATGTCTACATACACTTGTGTTTTAAGTGATCCAATTAATATCAGCGTGGCACAAGACTCTCAGTCATTTACCCCAGTGTGAGTCATCATGGATGATTATTTATGATATCAATTGCACAAGAATGTACTTCAgtatgaactgtgtgtgtgtgtgtgtgtttcaataTGAGCTGTTCTTTCCATTGTTATCCTTCCTGTCTCATTTCCTTTCTGAGAGCATTCCTCTCTGACAACAGGGTGACTGCAGCACTGCCACTGTCAGTTACTGACTGACACTCATAGTTGGCTGTAAAATGCTGGGAATGTTTCCAGGATGTCACGCTGTGTGTcctgtaaaatgacaaaatgtgtctttaagaGGAGGACAGCTGCCATCTCACAGCTGTGATTCTTTTACCCTAAAATTGATAAATGTGAACAACTTTCAGTCGGCTGGAATGTGTGACCAAAGACAAATGTAATCATTTACTTTTATAACATTTTACCAACTATATTTTCACCATCACTTAAGACCAGACATAAACACTGAAGACgactatttatttttctgcttgtaTTGAACACTTATTTAATGCTGAAACAATTACtcaattaatacatttttcagatgaCATATCTTAGTACATTAGATACATATTgtggttttagactgttggtcaaacaaaacaagcaaccTAAAGAACTTTTCCTTGGGAAAATGTTCTTGACCGAATGACTAATcaatttatttaacaaaaaagtgaaagacTAATTGATTTACTACTGAAAAcgctcattttttttaaagctgtaagTGTGTTGTCAAATGAAGAAGTGGCTAAAAATAGTGTTTTACATCAACTTGCCCTCTGGTTTATCTTGGACAAATGAACACGTCATCATGACTTAAAGACAGCAGTTTGCATCTAAATTAAAATCCTGTAGTTAAggggcactatgttgttttggagaataaattaaaaactcagaattgtaatctttacagtattaatgaggcaTTAATAgacatgttttctgtaaatgaataaacaagctgttctcggagaAAAATAATGTCCCCAGAATGCTGTTTCcagctagaaagttggcagggtccgcccCATATAAACAGTaaagtgaaacagtgtgaaattgggTTggcctttaaggtcagtttgtttattcagtttatttaggcatacaaaaatcagtcattaaatatctttctcttctgattaactATTttagtgctcctttaaaacattacttgGACAATGACATAGTGTCCAGTCACTGGAGGGCAGTGTTACACTGACCAACTCTGGTGAAACTGAGTCCAAAACTTCCTGAATTAACCTGGAATTTATGGtgtgttttaaatcacttcATATTTTCCTGTGAATATACTCTCAGCGTTGGTGTAGTTGATTTGACTTTCCCATGTCAGTTTCTTTGCCTCCAGGAAATGAGATGCCAATATCAGAGCTGATTGTAAATCACAGATTAATGAGCCAGACAGTGATTAATAACAGTCAGTGTTGACTGGGGCTTTATGTGTGCTGTTAATGATTACACTATGGGTCTGATTAATGCACTATCAAGTAAGTGAGAGGGTGTGTTGTTACAACAGGTTGTTTTTCATGCAGCAAATGTGTTTGCTGAATTATTCATCATCTCTTTGTTCTCACAGATCCAGGCATCTGAAGAAAGGCATGGAGCAATGTAAGATTTCCCAGGCTTAATGAATGGATTGTGTGAGTAATGGCTTAGTGTACATAGTAGGAGTCACGGTCTAAGTGGTTTTCAACTATTCAAGAGCAACCACCGAGGGTGTGTCTGGAACACTGTTACTACTACGGCATGCAGGATGGGCCAAACGCGCTCGGATCTATCGCACAGCGCCGCCACCCCTGGCAGAGCGAAATGGAAAGCAGGCGAGACAGCCCAGCGGCTCCGTATCCGCAGACCTAGGAGCGGAGAGAAGCGACGAACCAGTGACCAGTTAAACAGGAATCCGATGAAAAATAAAGTGCTGTCGTGTTTGGGGAGGAGAAAGCGAGACTCCAGCCAAACAGAAGCGGATTTGGGTTGCGGAAACGGAGCCGGAGATCCAGCAGCGCACCGCGATCACAGAGTAGGAAAGTTGCCGAGGGACGAGGTGGTGTCGACGAGTGGGGAACAGCAAGCATCCCCGGGTTGTTTCGAGGGAGCGTCCGGCCTAGATGATAACACCGAGGCTGTGAACCGAGAGGCAGCGGCTGGCCCGTCCGATGCGTCAGGTTCGGAAAGGCGGACCGGAGAAGTCAGCGGAGCGGGCTGCGAGGAGCCGAAACCCGAGCGAGAGGACAATGCCTCGGACCCCCCGACGAGGGCCATGGAAGATCAGCCACTGGGGGGAAACAACCAGGGTCGTCTTGTGGGTGAAGTTGGAGATTTAACCGGGACGAGTGTGAGTTCTACCCCGCCGCTCACCTCTGACCCGGACACTGAGCGGACTCTGTCTGACTTGCCCCTGGATCAAGCGTTGGGCAGCGGGGAGGCtaacatgacaaaaactgaCTGTAGCCCCGCTCCCAAGGCAGAGcaagaacaaaacaactgcTGTCCGGTTGAAAAGGACACTAATCAGGCCCCCCACGGCCCCACAGGAGGCCAAAGCTACCCAGGAACAATCCCGAAACTCATCATAACCAGAGACCCCAGTCCGACACGGTCTCAGGGGACACCGGCCCAGCTCAGCACCCGCACGTGTCTGGACCCTCACCCAGACGACGAGTCCCCCTGCTCGGACAGCGGCTGCGGAGGGTCCCCCGCGCTGATGCGGTCCCCGAGGAAGCTGTCCAACTCCTCCTCCATCGGCTTGTCCTCCGCCTCGTCCTTCGAGGAGTCCGAGGACGACTTCACAGGGAGCGACATCGAGTCCAGTCTGTCTCCGGCTCGGTCTCTGTGCAGCCCGGACGATGGGACAGGGGTGAGTGTCTTTTCACAGCAAAGTATTGATTGATATTGACTGTGCAGTTCAATAACTACGAACAACAGCATGAAGTACTGTATTTCTTTGTGTGAATGGCCTGTCAGCTGCACTCTGTAGAGAACTGATGAATAGGTCTCACTGCGTTGGCTTCCAAACATTACACATGCAAATATTGCATCATTTGCTTCATATCATGGCAGACATACAGTATGGTGTGTTGTCAAGGGCCCCTCTTTACCTGGACACAATTACTACCTGCAAATACACAATGAGGTAGAATTGATATTAACATgtacaaaaccacacac
This window encodes:
- the itpkcb gene encoding inositol-trisphosphate 3-kinase Cb; translated protein: MGQTRSDLSHSAATPGRAKWKAGETAQRLRIRRPRSGEKRRTSDQLNRNPMKNKVLSCLGRRKRDSSQTEADLGCGNGAGDPAAHRDHRVGKLPRDEVVSTSGEQQASPGCFEGASGLDDNTEAVNREAAAGPSDASGSERRTGEVSGAGCEEPKPEREDNASDPPTRAMEDQPLGGNNQGRLVGEVGDLTGTSVSSTPPLTSDPDTERTLSDLPLDQALGSGEANMTKTDCSPAPKAEQEQNNCCPVEKDTNQAPHGPTGGQSYPGTIPKLIITRDPSPTRSQGTPAQLSTRTCLDPHPDDESPCSDSGCGGSPALMRSPRKLSNSSSIGLSSASSFEESEDDFTGSDIESSLSPARSLCSPDDGTGNKSWQKLKTMVHWSPFVVSFKKRYPWVQLAGHAGNFQAGEYGRLLKRYCECEQQCLQKLMKDTLRPHVPGYYGVVQRDEQDYNLMDDLLADFDSPSIMDCKMGSRTYLEEELIKARERPRLRKDMYDKMVAVDPGAPTEQEKAQQGVLKPRYMQWRETLSSTATMGFRIEGIKKADGTCNTNFKKTKNREQVMQALEDFVGGNTQILKLYLQRLEELRSVLEQSHFFRTHEVVGSSLLFVHDASGKARVWMIDFGKTVPLPDPRTLDHRTPWVEGNREDGYLWGLDNLIDILSSMLPQTP